In the Helianthus annuus cultivar XRQ/B chromosome 11, HanXRQr2.0-SUNRISE, whole genome shotgun sequence genome, one interval contains:
- the LOC110887768 gene encoding uncharacterized protein LOC110887768 — MIKNRQLTAKFIGDEFLPLFKAKPHWSAKEIITAVRQKYKVIISKWLAYKAKKSAHKKLHGSMRDHYSKIGSYLNALRKANPSSTFKLETVPPGFINLDPEATCEAFFRLFVCFDGLKKGFLAGCRKVLCLDGCFLKTFLGGMLLTAVGRDANDQMYPVAWAVVEGENNDSWEWFMHELLLCLEGLLNAVSMMWPYAEHRNCARHIYANWHKSFKDEELKELFWKSARAYSESDYLQAIEDMKAINPDAVEALLKQNPNWFNRCYLNTHTKCDVIVNNMAETFNGFIINARSKHIIHMLEDIRIQVMSRLVTKRTEMAARDVIICPKIQEKLEFSKAASYRCEVYPSPYQVFQVRDFDDVSVDLEKRSCTCRKWDLRGYPCKHVCAVAGFLHKNTEDYVDVCYHKDTYMKAYEFSIPPLPSERYWTKINQPMDPPPIKFAPGRPKKNRKRDPHEDPKRPGKLTKHGVIMKCSNCGARGHNKRKYTEKGKTTEGGSARKRQKKSTKKATKQSTQEATQQSTYEATQQSTLEATQQSTQEATQKSTQKGTKSSQKGINKSSQKGKRKTNQG; from the exons ATGATAAAGAACAGGCAACTAACTGCTAAGTTTATAGGTGATGAGTTCCTACCTTTATTTAAGGCCAAACCACACTGGTCTGCAAAGGAAATCATAACTGCTGTCAGACAAAAGTACAAGGTGATTATAAGTAAGTGGTTGGCTTATAAGGCTAAGAAAAGTGCACATAAGAAGCTTCATGGATCAATGAGAGATCATTACAGTAAGATTGGTTCATATCTGAATGCATTAAGGAAAGCAAATCCATCATCAACTTTCAAGTTGGAAACTGTTCCACCAGGTTTCATTAATCTAGATCCAGAGGCCACATGTGAAGCATTCTTCAGACTGTTTGTATGTTTTGATGGTCTTAAAAAAGGGTTTCTAGCTGGATGCAGGAAGGTGTTGTGCTTAGATGGATGTTTTCTAAAGACCTTCCTTGGAGGAATGTTGTTAACTGCTGTTGGGAGGGATGCTAATGACCAAATGTATCCTGTGGCTTGGGCAGTTGTTGAAGGAGAAAACAATGACAGTTGGGAATGGTTCATGCATGAGCTACTGCTATGTTTGGAA GGTCTGTTAAATGCTGTTTCAATGATGTGGCCCTATGCAGAGCATAGAAACTGTGCAAGGCACATCTATGCAAATTGGCACAAATCATTCAAAGATGAGGAGCTGAAAGAGTTGTTTTGGAAATCAGCTAGGGCTTACTCTGAAAGTGACTATCTACAAGCAATTGAAGACATGAAAGCAATCAATCCTGATGCTGTAGAGGCCTTACTGAAGCAGAATCCCAACTGGTTTAACAGGTGCTATTTGAACACCCACACCAAGTGTGATGTAATAGTAAACAACATGGCAGAAACTTTTAATGGTTTTATCATTAATGCAAGGTCAAAACACATAATTCATATGTTAGAGGATATAAGGATTCAGGTCATGAGTAGGTTAGTGACAAAAAGGACAGAAATGGCTGCCAGAGATGTTATCATATGCCCTAAAATCCAGGAAAAACTTGAATTTTCAAAAGCTGCTTCTTATAGATGTGAGGTGTATCCCTCACCATATCAAGTTTTCCAAGTAAGGGATTTTGATGATGTCTCTGTGGATCTAGAAAAGAGAAGCTGCACATGTAGAAAATGGGATTTAAGAGGATATCCTTGTAAACATGTATGTGCTGTTGCTGGTTTTTTACATAAGAATACTGAAGACTATGTTGATGTGTGTTATCACAAAGATACATACATGAAGGCTTATGAGTTCTCAATACCTCCATTGCCTAGTGAAAGGTATTGGACCAAGATCAATCAGCCAATGGATCCACCACCAATCAAATTTGCTCCTGGTAGGCCCAAGAAGAATAGGAAGAGGGATCCTCATGAAGATCCAAAAAGGCCTGGGAAACTCACAAAGCATGGGGTTATAATGAAATGTAGTAACTGTGGGGCTAGAGGTCACAACAAAAGAAAGTACACTGAGAAGGGGAAAACAACTGAAG GTGGTTCTGCTCGAAAGAGACAGAAGAAgtcaactaaaaaggcaacaaaGCAGTCCACTCAAGAGGCAACCCAGCAGTCCACTTATGAGGCAACCCAGCAGTCCACTCTTGAGGCAACCCAGCAGTCCACTCAAGAGGCAACTCAGAAATCTACTCAAAAGGGAACCAAGTCAAGTCAAAAGGGAATCAACAAGTCAAGTCAAAAGGGAAAGAGAAAGACCAATCAAGGCTGA
- the LOC110889607 gene encoding cytochrome b561 and DOMON domain-containing protein At5g35735, protein MGKIFGVLFCILISNLASSYAQQNCNSYAFSRNTIYTTCVSLPVLNSHLHWNYHSSNSTVDLAFRHAGSDTSQWVAWALNINGQGMVGAQALVAVTGSNGSVQAYTSSVTGYQTGLQPSQLSFGVPSITAERVRGDVVIYATLVLPSGGTRFNQVWQVGPVNNGAPGIHGLGADNRNSLGSVDFISGETGAGGSIGGSRQRRRNTHGVLNAVSWGVLMPMGAMAARYLKVFSVANPAWFYIHVATQTSAYIVGVAGWATGLKLGSDSAGITHQSHRNIGIILFSFATLQVFALLLRPKPDNKYRFYWNIYHHSLGYSIIILSIINVYEGLDILDPEKKWKNAYTGILIALGVVTVILEALTWFIVLKRKKEDKRTHAGATNGHA, encoded by the exons ATGGGTAAAATCTTTGGTGTGTTATTTTGCATATTGATATCAAATCTAGCCTCATCATACGCACAACAAAACTGCAACAGCTACGCCTTTTCAAGAAACACAATCTACACCACATGTGTCTCTTTACCCGTTCTCAACTCACATCTCCACTGGAACTACCACTCCTCCAACTCCACCGTCGATCTAGCTTTCCGCCACGCCGGATCCGACACATCTCAGTGGGTTGCGTGGGCCCTCAACATCAACGGTCAGGGTATGGTTGGTGCCCAGGCTCTTGTTGCTGTAACCGGTTCAAACGGGTCGGTTCAAGCCTATACTTCGTCGGTAACCGGTTACCAGACCGGTCTGCAACCGAGTCAGTTGAGCTTTGGTGTGCCCAGTATCACTGCTGAGAGGGTTCGCGGTGATGTGGTGATTTATGCGACGTTGGTGTTGCCAAGTGGAGGGACCAGATTTAATCAAGTTTGGCAGGTGGGTCCGGTTAATAATGGAGCTCCGGGTATTCATGGGTTGGGTGCTGATAACCGGAATTCTCTTGGGTCGGTTGATTTTATTAGTGGTGAGACTGGTGCTGGTGGGAGTATTGGTGGGTCCCGCCAACGCAGGAGaaat ACTCATGGAGTACTGAACGCGGTTAGTTGGGGAGTGTTGATGCCCATGGGGGCTATGGCTGCAAGATATTTGAAGGTTTTTAGCGTCGCTAATCCGGCTTGGTTTTACATCCATGTTGCTACACAAACGTCGGCTTATATCGTCGGTGTAGCCGGATGGGCTACCGGGCTCAAGCTCGGTAGTGATTCTGCTGGTATCACACACCAGTCTCATAGGAATATTGGGATCATCCTGTTTTCTTTTGCAACACTTCAG GTTTTTGCTTTGCTTTTAAGGCCTAAGCCGGACAACAAATACAGATTTTATTGGAACATCTACCATCATTCTCTTGGATACTCGATTATCATCTTGAGTATTATTAATGTGTACGAGGGGCTCGATATCTTGGACCCTGAGAAGAAGTGGAAGAATGCTTACACCGGGATCCTTATCGCTTTGGGAGTTGTTACAGTTATTTTGGAAGCTTTGACATGGTTTATTGTTCTaaagagaaagaaagaagacAAAAGGACTCATGCAGGAGCAACTAATGGACATGCATAG